The DNA window TCATCTCTGCATCCTCCTCCAGTTTCTGAAGTTGGCGATAGTACTTCTGTAAAGTGAAGAAAATGATGGCTTTGTTCTTGTATTGTTCGTCGCGACAGACGAGACGAGCCTTTGGCAGGGCTTCGTGCAATGCCAACTCTAGGGTCTCGGCAGTCGTCCGATTCCATGCTACTTTTATTGTTCGAGTGCCACGATTCCAGACTTGATGTGCTGCCAGGGGTGGAATGAGGATAAAGTCGCCGACTCGCTGTTCGATGACATAGACGTCGAAGGGTGCTTTCTTCCACGCATTGATTTGAGCAAagtgcttctcaatctcaataTCGTGTCCCAACATGGAGAGAAAGTATTCTCGAACGACCTCGCGATCCTTGCTTTCCGTCATGAACCAGATGGAGCTTCCTGGTTTCTCGCCCTTCTCGTCCTCTGATGCTTCTACCATGATATTCTGACCTAACGATGCACACATCTCACGATGAGCTGGGGTATATGTGCCTTCGTGTCCAATGTAGCACATAAGATTTTGGGCCCGCATTTCTTCTGGTAAGCTGGACATCAAATCACCAGCTGGTGCTGCAGCAGCCTCATCGCGGAAGGCGTCTTCCTTTTGTTGCGAGCCACCGGCTTCGCTGGCATTCTCATTGAGGTAGAATAGGTTCGGATGGATGACCTTTTGTAGCGCATCACGCCATTCGGGAGGACAGTCTATATCTTTCAAGTAAAGGCGCTGACGGCGCTCGTCTCTGAAATTTGTAGGTGTCCATTGATTCGCCAGTTGTCGCATCGATCGTAGGTAATGTCCCATCGTCATAGGAATATCCGAACCCGCATTGATGTCTCTCACATTCTCCTCTGATTAACCTAGGGTTAGTATGCTTTCGAATGTCATCTGAGAAGAGTTGACCTACGTCGCTTATCATACGTCTCCTCCAGCCAGCGGACATCGAAAATTCCAGTTGGTAGAACACCATCCCATCCATCAATGACCAGGGGTTTGCCGCCAGCGATGACGTGAATCAACAccagcttctccaactccTGCTGTCCAAGATTGCGTATTTGGGTTCTCGATACACGCTGAACCCACTTGAAATTCGGGGTCTTGTCGACCAAGCTATACAAGTCTAGATCAGGCGGGATGGGATCGAATTTGGCCTGCGGGTGTAGCGAAGTCGGCATCTTGTCGAGCTTCGAGAATACGCGCGAAGCTGTAGTGGGGTTCGCTCGAGATAGGGAGATTGTTGGTCGCAAAGAACGGGAAGTCTCGAGAAGTCGTCGGTGCGAAATCAGGCCGAAAAGCCGTTCGTTTCGCAAATTGCCCCCATTCAGTGCGAAAATAGCGACAAAGATACCGTAAACGAGGATAGGTTTTTGGGTGAGGTTACAAATCCTAGGTGAATGGATGTAGGCGCGTCGGAAGCTTAGGCGTTGGATTGTACAATGCGCAACCAATCAAAGgtgcctaggtaggtaggtacgtaGAGACAGAGAGCGAGCGGGTCGATATGCACGTGACGCACCAATTGCCGATCTTGCGCTAACAAGCTCGGCCAATTCACTCCACTGCTACGTGAGCTTTGGTGACAAGGATTCTAAAGTTTATCAGATTCATATTTTTGGACCGAGAGTTTTCGATTTGTGAACTCTGGTGAGCTGCCATTGAGGTCTGACGTTACCAAACCTCTTTTACAGCGCTTCGTAGTAAGTTGAATAtgaaatctttataaaatcATAGTTCAAATTCTCATGATCCTAGTAGGACTGTAGACTGTATATCTCATGAGATTAAGTGCGCTCACCCGGGCTTCGGCCTGGGCTCAATGCCGAGGAATCTCAGATCGGGCTCTGAAAGTACCAAGACAACTACAGACACGACCTTCCCCCATTCGTGCTTGCAAAGGCTTGAGACAACCATGGCATAATAATCAACGAGCAGTTGGGTTTCACGAGGCCAAACCTCGATCTATCCCCCTGGCCACCCAGGATTTGGACTCACCATCAGCTTCGACGGCACCGCCACCTTATAAACCACCTGAGACGGGACTGTTGTCGAAACTTCCAGCCTCATGGGTTCCTTATGCTGAGCTGATTCGACTTGACAAGCCTGCTGGAACCTATTATTTGTTCTTCCCGTGTCTCTTTTCTACTCTTATGGCTGCCCCAATGGCTATGCCAATGGCGACTCCAGGCTCTGTCGTTGGAACATCactccttttcttctctggaGCTCTCATCATGAGAGGTGCTGGATGTACTATCAATGATCTTTGGGACCGCAACCTCGATCCCCATGTCTCAAGAACTCGACTCAGGCCGATTGCTCGTGGTGCGATCACACCGTTCAAGGGACTTGTCTACACTGGGATTCAACTGTTTGCCGGCCTTGGGATATTACTCCAATTTCCCCTCCCTTGCCTCTTTTACGGCGTCCCCAGCTTGCTCCTGGTAGCCAGCTATCCTTTGGCCAAGAGAGTTACTTATTACCCCCAAGCAGTTCTCGGCCTCACCTTCTCGTGGGGCGCTATTATGGGTTTCCCGGCTCTTGGAATCGACTTGCTGTCACATACCCCAGCCTTGACAGCTGCAGCCTGTCTATATGCTTCAAATATCGCATGGACAATATTATATGACATGATCTATGCTCATATGGACATCAAGGACGACGTCAAGGCGGGAATCAAGAGCATTGCACTGAAGCATGATGCTGAGACTAAGCAAGTGCTGACTGGCTTGGCCGCTGTACAGATCTCTCTTTTGGCTGCTGCCGGATTTGCAGCTGGTGCTGGCCCGGCGTTCTTTGCTGGGAGCTGTGGAGGAGCTATGGTCACGCTTGGTATCATGATTAAGCGAGTCAATCTGAAGGATGTCAAggattgttggtggtggttcaTCAACGGGTGTTGGATCACTGGTGGCGTGATCAGCCTCGGCATGGCTGCGGACTACACTATTAGATATGTCCAGGGACCTGAGGACGAGGCCAAGTCGGAGAGTTGAAGGCCAGACAGTATTGAAGCATGTAAAGCAATTGTACAATAATGTCATCATATACGGAGATATAGGTTCAGACCCTCAAGATTCCACCTCACGCGGCGTGCACATCGTTGTTTTGTTCGTCGAAGACTTTGTGATCTATTTTCCCATTTTCAGACCTCGTCTCCCATGATCAGATCCCTAACCAGTAATGCCGATGCAAGCAATCCGAATAGACTCCACGTGTCGAAATATGACTTTGTTTCCACCTGCGAGCCCTTCGCTTAAGAACggggcttctccttcttctccttccacAAAGCGAGCAGACCGACACCAGAGACCTTGACGACCTTGAATCGAACACCGGGAATATcacccttggccttgcccttgcgACCGAAACCAGCCAGGAGGACCTCGTCGTTCTCGTCCACGAAGTTCAAGCAACCGTCATTGGGGACTAAAAATCTATGTTAGTTTGACCGGTCCTTCATGTCTCGTAGTGTCTGGGGTTCGCCGTACCGAAGGCAGTGACCTTCTTTccgttcttgatgagctgaaCACGGACACACTTTCGGATAGCGGAGTTGGGCTGCTTGGCCTCGACACCGACCTTCTCGAGGACGATGCCCTTGGCGTGTGAGGAACCACCGAAGGGAGAGGACTTATAGGCGGTACCGAGGGCACGCTTCTTATAGGCGAGATCGGCCCATTTCTGGTCCTTTCGGTTCGTTCGCAGCTTGCGGGCGGCGTTAAGACCACGGGGTTTGCCTCCAGCCATTTTTGCTTCAGAGAAAGTCGTTAGTCGATTATCGATTCGAAAAACTCGAGCGCGAGCGTGCAGAGCTGAGGGGATGTCTTTGTGTTGGGTTGAATGGCTAGTACCTACCGGATCTGTCTGTGTATCGACGACGGGATGGTGATGGTAATTTGCGGAGGCGACGAAAACTTGGGAAGGAACGACCAACGAAAATTCCAGGTAGGGTTTGGTGGCCCTAGGAAGAAGGTGCGACCTGTGTGAACCTAGAGGCGGGCGAGAGATCACGTGGTGCTAAGAGCAGCCCCACAGAAACCCTGCGATGAGTTGTGGATTGATCGTTCATCAGTGGAAGTTCGAGTTGCGGGTCGCACAGTGATAACCTACTCATCAACGCTCTTTACActgtcttcttcaaccctCTCAGTATTAGCGTCAAGAGCGTCAAATGCTCAATTGATATCGGTCTGGAATGAAGCAAACTGTATTGTTCTTATTGTACATATTACTACCAGCCAATCGAGAGGTTTCTTAGGTCATTATGTCTCATCTAACGCGACCGCTGAGCCGACAACGAGATCCTCCTCCCTCTTTATTCcttcatccatctccatcagCATCAAATGTCTCCTTATCAAATGCACCGCCGCCAACTGTCCCTTTCATAGGGCAGTCAAACTTACGGCCTAACGCCGAACGTGCTCCATCTGTTAGATCTGGACGATCCGGGGCTGTGgcctctcatcatcgagcTGGACTATTTCCAGCAGAGAGCACACGCGCGACAGGTGACCGTACTGACCTCTTATGGTCCGAAATGCAAGCGACAttggaagaagtcgagcTCTCAGCTTCTGGTGGCACTCACGTGTTTGGCCCAGATCATGACCGCAAGCTGGCTGACTTGAGAGCCGCTCAAATTGCCCTTGCTCAAGCCTGGGCCAGAAGTGAAGCAGATGATGTTATAGACACAGCCCAGCTCGAAACTGTGGGGTCTGTAGCTGGATCTGAAGTTCGAAACATGAAGGGTGCGCTCGGCGATACCTCCAAGTCTGGTCCTGATGGCACAGAGAAGAGTGCCGTTGGAAGCAGCAGTATCTCACGACCCAACAGTAGCGGCACAGGAGTTGAGAGACTGGGCCACAAGCTCGAGGAAGAGACGGAAGTGGATATCCTCCTCGCAAGGAAACGACGAGAAGCCAATGATCGATATTTCCAGAGAGTCAATCAAGGAGTGATCGACGTGGTAACCcggcttgaagatgtcgCAGTGGCTATGAGAGCTGTTGAACAGGAAAGCAAGGAAGTTTGGAGTGAGAACGACAGTGTTCCCGGCGCCTCGAGGACGTGATCGTGTCATACAGGTGATTTCGGCATTTCCAGCTCGGCGTTGCCAGGAGTTAGGCGATATTTACTCGGCATTTATGGCGTTTCACAATTTTGAAACAGACTCTTTGGATATTTTTCAAACATGTTTTTTCTAGAATATCGTCATATCaagaatattttaactatttacGTCGTCGTTGGCATGTTCCTGAATCCTATTCGCGAGAAGATCTTCGTGGCTTCGACTTACACCAAGATGGGTTGTGGAGACTGGGAGGGAAGACAAGCTACCAATCAATTCGATGACGACAAGAGAGCTATCCAGATACAAAATCCGTCATCGCTGCTTTCTTGATTTGACATCCGCAAAGACTATCTTACTTATTAGAGCGTGACTTGAACCGTATCACTGTATGTCTTGCATTGTGGTTGCAGGCTCACGACAGGCTGAGGAAACGTCATCGCTTGGCTGTCTCTCGACACATTTAGGACCGAAAGAGTTGAGATTCTCGGTATATGAAGAAGGAACAATATTTAATCCCGAACTCATGATCTCTTGTCTTGCCATTTACGTCGCTGCCCGTCTATCGGCCGTTTCTGTGGTTGAACAATTGTCTTGCCTAGGTAGTTCAGGCACGTACCTCATTCTCGACAACGCGATTGGAAGAGTGGGTTGGACGACCTGCCCGATTGGGTTATTGGTCAGCCCGTCATGTGGCACACTGCTTTAAACTCGCTTCAGTGGAGTGATGCAAACCCCAGAGCATCCCTGGCGCATGGTCAGTGGGCGTCAGGCCCCTTCGGATCTTCCGCCCCCAAGAAGAGGCC is part of the Fusarium fujikuroi IMI 58289 draft genome, chromosome FFUJ_chr07 genome and encodes:
- a CDS encoding probable ribosomal protein S28; translation: MAGGKPRGLNAARKLRTNRKDQKWADLAYKKRALGTAYKSSPFGGSSHAKGIVLEKVGVEAKQPNSAIRKCVRVQLIKNGKKVTAFVPNDGCLNFVDENDEVLLAGFGRKGKAKGDIPGVRFKVVKVSGVGLLALWKEKKEKPRS
- a CDS encoding related to para-hydroxybenzoate polyprenyltransferase precursor, producing MRLSALTRASAWAQCRGISDRALKVPRQLQTRPSPIRACKGLRQPWHNNQRAVGFHEAKPRSIPLATQDLDSPSASTAPPPYKPPETGLLSKLPASWVPYAELIRLDKPAGTYYLFFPCLFSTLMAAPMAMPMATPGSVVGTSLLFFSGALIMRGAGCTINDLWDRNLDPHVSRTRLRPIARGAITPFKGLVYTGIQLFAGLGILLQFPLPCLFYGVPSLLLVASYPLAKRVTYYPQAVLGLTFSWGAIMGFPALGIDLLSHTPALTAAACLYASNIAWTILYDMIYAHMDIKDDVKAGIKSIALKHDAETKQVLTGLAAVQISLLAAAGFAAGAGPAFFAGSCGGAMVTLGIMIKRVNLKDVKDCWWWFINGCWITGGVISLGMAADYTIRYVQGPEDEAKSES